The Helicobacter cetorum MIT 00-7128 region TAATTGCCAAGTGCTTAGGCTTTAGCATAGAGCGTTTGAAGCGTTTAGTAAGCGCTCTAAATCCCGTGCCTCATCGTTTGCAACTTTTAGAAGTGAATCAAAAGATTATTATTGATGATGGTTTTAATGGGAATTTAAAGGGTATGTTAGAGGGCATTCGTTTAGCAAGCTTGTATAATGGACGCAAAATCATTGTAACTCCCGGATTAGTGGAGAGCAATATAGAAAGTAATGAGACCTTAGCTGATGAAATTGATAAAGTATTTGATATTGCTATTATTACAGGCGAATTAAATTCTAAGGTAATTACATCACGCTTAAAAAAGACCCCACAAAAAATCTTGCTTAAAGATAAGGCACAATTAGAAAGCATTTTGCAAGCTACTACGCTTAAGGGCGATTTGATTTTATTTGCTAATGATGCCCCTAATTATATCTAAGAAGTAACATGCAACATTTATATGCTCCATGGCGCAAACACTACTTAATAGAAAAGCCTAGGGATTGTGTGTTTTGCGAAATTGCTAAAAACCCTACAAAAGATGAGGAAAACAAAGTGCTTTATCGTAATGATAAGGCATTTATTGTAATGAATGCTTATCCTTATAATCCCGGTCATGTATTGATTATTCCACATGTTCATATTGCAAGTGTTGAAGACTTAGAGCTTGAGACTTGGCTTAATGTCAATAAGCTTGTGCCAAAAGTTTTAAAAGCGCTTTATGCTTATGGAGCTCAAGGAGTAAATGTAGGTTTGAATTTAAAAAAAAGCGCAGGAGCAGGAATCCCAGAACATTTGCATATGCACTTAGTGCCTAGATTTGTAGGTGATAGTAATTTTATGAGTGTCATAGGAGAAACTAGGGTGCATGGAAAGAATTTTGATGAAGTGTTTTTAAAAATAAGGGTATTATTACAAGAATTTCTTTAAAAATGTTTTGATGTCTTAAAGCGCTATTATGTTACAATTATCAGACTATTAGTTTTAGGGAGTAAATAGAATGAAAATGAGAGGATTTAAGATTTTTTCAGGGAGCGCTCATCCTGTATTTGGTAAAGAAGTAGCCAAGCATTTGGGTATTCCTCTATCAAAAGCAGTGATTGGAAAATTTAGCGATGGAGAAATCAATATCCAAATTAGTGAGTCAGTGCGTGGGAAAGATGTTTTTATTATTCAGCCTACTTGTGTGCCTGTGAATGATAATTTAATGGAATTATTAGTTATGGTAGATGCCCTAAGGCGTAGTTCAGCGAGTTCTATTACAGCTGTAGTGCCTTATTTTGGTTATGCAAGACAAGATAGAAAGGCAGCTCCAAGAGTGCCTATCACAGCTAAAATGGTTGCTAATTTAATGCAAAAAGTAGGGATTGAAAGAATTATTACTATGGATTTGCACGCAGGACAAATTCAAGGTTTTTTTGATGTGCCTGTAGATAATTTGTATGGTTCTATTGTTTTTAGAGATTATATTCGTTCAAGAGCTCTCAAAAATCCTGTTGTAGCAAGCCCTGATATTGGAGGGGTAGCAAGAGCTAGATATTTTGCCAATCAAATGGGTATGGATTTAATCATTGTAGATAAACGCCGTGAAAAAGCTAATGAAAGCGAAGTGATGAATATTATAGGCTCAGCACAAGGGCGAGATGTAATTTTAGTAGATGATATGATTGATACTGCAGGCACAATGTGTAAAGCTGCAGAAGCTCTTAAAAAACAAGGGGCAACTTCAGTTATGGCGTTAGGCACACATGCGGTATTGAGCGGGCCAGCAATCAAACGCATCAAAGAGAGCATGTTAGATGAAGTGGTGGTAAGTAATTCCATTCCTCTAGCTCAAAAATGCGATAAAATCACTACTTTAAGCGTAGCGCCTTTATTTGCAGAAGTGATTAGAAGAATTTATCATAATGAAAGCGTGCAATCTCTCTTTATATAATTAAATCTTATAGGGGATTAATTCCTCTATAACTATTCTTTTATTCTTTTATGCTTAGCATAAATCTTTTGAAAAATATCTAATAGAGTCTTTGTGTATAATGTTTAAAAAAGAAGAGTCAAAAACAAATGGTGGATTCTGTAGGATTTGAACCTACGACCAATCGGTTATGAGCCGAGTGCTCTGACCAGCTGAGCTAAGAATCCAAATTTGTTAAAAGATGATTTGCTATTGTATCCAAAAACATAGCGGAAAGCAAGCAAATTTTCTAATATAGCAAACATTATTATAAAAGTGATAAAGCTACTTCCTCCATAACTAAAAAGAGGCAAAGGAATACCCACAACTGGGGCAAGCCCTAAAGTCATAGCAATATTTACACTAGAATAAGTAAAAATTAAAATAGAAATTCCTAGGGCTACAACTTGTAAAAACCAATCGCTATTAGGGTCAAAAATATAAGAGAATAAGTGCAAAGTTAGACTTATATAAATTGCAAAAAGTAGCAATGCACCCACAAAACCAAAGCGCTCTACATAGTAAGCAAAGATAAAATCGCTTGTAGCAATAGGCAAGAATTTGAATTTCGTTTGAGTGGAGTCTTCTTTAGCTTTTCCAAAAAGCCCTCCTGATCCAATAGCAATTTGAGATTGTTTGACATGGTAGTTGGGTTTTTCAGAGATAAAATCCGCAATGCGCTTTTTTTGATAATCATGTAAAAAATGATAAGCAATAGGCGAGGCAATAGCTAATGTAATAGCTAGGGGTAGCCACACACGCATTCTTAAGCCAACTAATAATAAAATCCCAAACCCCATAATAGCAATAATGAGCGCTGTGCCTAAATCTGGCTCTTTGAGAATGAGTAAAGTAGGTAAGAGAATATAAAAGCTTAATTTTAAGAACATTCCCCAATCATAGCCTTTAGAGGGGGGAGGATTAAGCTTGATTAAATGAGCTAGCAATAAAAGAATGGCAATTTTAACAGGCTCACTTGGTTGTATAGTAATAGAAGTAAAAGGGATAGAGAGCCATCGCTTTGCTCCAAGCTTGCTTGAGCCTACAATATCTACTAAGATAAGCAAAATAATACAACCCCAATAAAAGACAAAAAAGAGCCTATCTAATTTCCTAAAAGGGATTAAAAAAACTATCCAAAATAAAACAAAGCTTAAAGCGTAATAAAAGCCTTGTTTCAAGCTTAAGGTGGTGTTTGCTTCAAAAATAAGCCAAGAAGAGATAATGAATAGGGGCATGAGAAAAACAAAAAGCAAGAAGTCAAAGTGCATCCAAATTCTTCTATCCATTGCCATATTGTTACTACCTCTCTATCTTATCATTTTATAAGGTATTTTTAGTAAAATTAAAATTTTACCCTAAAACAAAGCGAATTTATGGAAAAGATTTTAATCGTGCCTGCATTTTATAAACGCACTGATGAATTTTTAGCTCAAGAATTACAGATAACAAAGAGTCAAGCCTTGCATTTAATCAAGGAAGGTCTAGTTATTTGTGAGGGCAAGGAGGTAAAAAAGGGCGGTCATTTGCTTAAAGAGGGTTATCAAGTTATTATTAAAGCTCCAAAAAAACTCCTTGTTTCTCAAGATGTTAAGAAAGAACTTCAAGTGGAAATAGGGGTTATTTATGAAGATGAAGATTTATTGGTGTTGAATAAGCCCTCAAATTTAGTTGTCCATAGAGCATTAAGCGTGAAAGAGCCTACTTTAGTAGATTGGCTAGAAGAGCAAAACTACCAGCTT contains the following coding sequences:
- a CDS encoding HIT family protein — its product is MQHLYAPWRKHYLIEKPRDCVFCEIAKNPTKDEENKVLYRNDKAFIVMNAYPYNPGHVLIIPHVHIASVEDLELETWLNVNKLVPKVLKALYAYGAQGVNVGLNLKKSAGAGIPEHLHMHLVPRFVGDSNFMSVIGETRVHGKNFDEVFLKIRVLLQEFL
- a CDS encoding ribose-phosphate pyrophosphokinase, whose amino-acid sequence is MRGFKIFSGSAHPVFGKEVAKHLGIPLSKAVIGKFSDGEINIQISESVRGKDVFIIQPTCVPVNDNLMELLVMVDALRRSSASSITAVVPYFGYARQDRKAAPRVPITAKMVANLMQKVGIERIITMDLHAGQIQGFFDVPVDNLYGSIVFRDYIRSRALKNPVVASPDIGGVARARYFANQMGMDLIIVDKRREKANESEVMNIIGSAQGRDVILVDDMIDTAGTMCKAAEALKKQGATSVMALGTHAVLSGPAIKRIKESMLDEVVVSNSIPLAQKCDKITTLSVAPLFAEVIRRIYHNESVQSLFI
- a CDS encoding FtsW/RodA/SpoVE family cell cycle protein is translated as MAMDRRIWMHFDFLLFVFLMPLFIISSWLIFEANTTLSLKQGFYYALSFVLFWIVFLIPFRKLDRLFFVFYWGCIILLILVDIVGSSKLGAKRWLSIPFTSITIQPSEPVKIAILLLLAHLIKLNPPPSKGYDWGMFLKLSFYILLPTLLILKEPDLGTALIIAIMGFGILLLVGLRMRVWLPLAITLAIASPIAYHFLHDYQKKRIADFISEKPNYHVKQSQIAIGSGGLFGKAKEDSTQTKFKFLPIATSDFIFAYYVERFGFVGALLLFAIYISLTLHLFSYIFDPNSDWFLQVVALGISILIFTYSSVNIAMTLGLAPVVGIPLPLFSYGGSSFITFIIMFAILENLLAFRYVFGYNSKSSFNKFGFLAQLVRALGS